In the genome of Thunnus albacares chromosome 8, fThuAlb1.1, whole genome shotgun sequence, the window tttaccagacttacatttccttgatgatgataaagtggaatctgactgtgtatcaggctgcagctacatcacattttaaatatatttgttcagctttaatctgacggacaaaacacaggaggcagcaactgaagatgaaaaatatagttaaagatttaaaacatatatagatcaaaaacatagagacatgactgtagctctcagtctgatccagtaataacgtgtttggtgatttgcacttgaaaaggcgtcgaggttaaaatacagaatattttaaatatttagacatctatttgtatctcagctcaacagcattcagtgactttatttcagcttcTTCAACAActgtagtaaatttaaacattttcactaaaatgctgttaaaacacgtTAAGATTATGCTCCctatttaaaaatctcactttcaaactacattcttcATCTGCATCacaatcctgctcactcagcatattaacatataatctccaatattataggaattATATTCCATCAGtgcgaccaatcacatcatgagtgatagagataattatttattgatcccacatgtctaaagcttcataccgATTGTTTAAATtgaaactgagattacacattatgtgcaataaagatttaagtgcaggagctgctctaacaaactgacagctgtcttgTGCAGAGTCACAGAGTTTAAACGGAAGGACaagcagaggttttattctgagctgagggtgaattcacgctgtgtaatatttgaatgtgaaggCAAAAATCGCTGTTCAAACTGACTGATGCGCATAAAAGCGGCAACTTTAGAAAGTTCTTGAGTAACTCaactaatatccaaccagaTAGTAAACCTCCGCTAATGAATGTGCTTCGATATGCGCTAAAATacggactgaatgaatgaggagatgaaacagCGTGTCTGACTCTgtaagagagaggagacagagagaaactccgggtttgttgaagaaaatcaAGACTCAAAAATCAAGACTTTCCATCATCTCAGGGTGAACAAACTCAAGAGTTTTCATTAAACccgctttctgaaacaggctcCTGATCAATAGACGGGATATTTGTTCATCCTGTTATTGAACAAGtggaacacagctttggacccCCGGTCCTCCCgctggttaaaaacaacaacacatttggtctttgcaaacagaaattatgtacgtgtttatttacatatagAGCGGagaagtgagatctgatcacaagcaGTCGCTCAAGACGCATGTCAATGTCAGGtgtaaactgtttctctttctttcaacaccactacatcctgcaattcttcctcacttctgtctcctctctcctgattccttcactcactctggaaatgtgtaaaatgtctcttgttggtctcctcttgctgctgttttgtctaattttagGTTTGTTCTAAGTGTCAGCCATATTTAACACTGTTCCACATTTTAGAACCAACTGCTATCCTTACTTTGTTTGgtaaactgtagtttttctgGCTCTgtaagagagaggagacagagagaaacaccGGGTTTACGTACTTACTTTACAGACACCTCTTATCTCTATATTGTCTGTTTCTTTAAccactcattttcttttcagtcacatttaccagttgttttatttgatttaatactgtagttgttgGGGGTAGGTGGACGGAGTTCCCAGCATGTGAGACATTGTGTTTACGGACATAAGTTTAGGTAAATTGTGTTCTAAATCACCACAGATGTTATCTGGTACACAGTGATTAGTGTTACTGTTCTCCACACTAACTCTACGATGTTTCTAGTAGTTAACAGTTTGCTGTTATGGAATAAAGCATCTTACACCATGAGTGAAGTTGTGTGGGTGGTTAGTTACTTCCCCCAGACAATTCTTAATCGACTGCACTAATCGTGCTTGCCTACTGTGGCTAAAAGTGGAACGGGATGGAAATCAGTATTTATCTATTGCCTCCAAGTAAAGTAAATTACATGCACATGTCAGCACTTGCGGTTAGTAAATTCCCCCCAGGAGAATACCCCAAATGATATGAGACGGTtcttctctatttctgtctAACTTGTGAAACACTCTACTGAGAAAACTATAGCAAATGCTTTCTACCCAGCCTTCTGTGAGTACTTATTCAGAAATTATGCAAGGCATTGGTAACTAATAGCGGACTTGTTTTCTGACAATTTTCACAGATTTCTGTGCTTCCTGCAGCTCAACCTTTTTCGTAAAGTTCTGCAACAGTTTGCTTCTATATGTCTCAAGATTTTCTGCACTTTGCTCTGCTGTTGTCACACTGTAAgtactttttaatttactttttaatacatgaaacatgctttttttttaaaaaatgattgacattATAATTATTGTAGGGCCTATCTGACaattgtgaaataaacaaaagctgACTGCAGTTTTATATGATTTCTGTTATAATCATAATACCACAACTGTCTTTCAGGAGGTTCATACCGGTAATTTACCGAATATACAAGAGTAGAGTAGAGAATATCCCAACACGGTGATGTTTCATGGAGTAATCCCGTCAATTCCTGgcttttaactacattttggaTTATTTGCACAGAAACGTGAGGAAAAACTCTCGGGTAGGCTAATGTACATTTAACTTAACTTTTTCCAATGGATGATATTTTCATGTCTCAACCCAACGATGAGCGTTAATATTGAGAGATTTGGTGTATAAAGTACACTCTGCAGTGAATCATCgctgctctttctctcatgtGAGCCGTGTTTGTTAACTATGTGCATTTCTACAACGGTATTAAACTACAACAAAGTTCGTTTATGTTATGCGTAAATACTCATTTAAGTGTAAGAGACAGATACGAATATGAGACACGTTCAGACTTAAGTAGgatttacattatatttagtGAGAAATACTGTTCAGGTGTTCAATAAATGTCCACCCTGATGGGCTGAGGCTGGTAAATGGGATGTCAGGCTACACTGAGGAGAGCTTAGAGGTGTTGCTGTATACTCACCATGCAGTCACAACAacctaaacacactcacacagtaaacacatgaaCCACTCATGTGTCTTAGTGTGTTTAACTACAACTATAACAGGGAAGAGACAATAAACtggcaaagaaataaaactacagtttaccaaacaaaacagcagcaagaggagaccaacaagagacattttacacattaatatgGTCCTCCACCTTTATACACTGGCACATGCAGAGACAATATGCAGcatcaaattataatgtgtttgacaaaacacaacGAAGTAGCAGCGAAAACTCTTCAGTAAAGCTGAAGTTTTgtaaattgacattagtgttgttttaagcGTCCCATTTATCTAGTGCTGTTCctttacatgacagtaatgttaatgcagtttaatagtttggatagcttgactgcttatgcattcccactgtgtgttgtttgtccacaattactgtaattatcacCATACgtgttaaagttctgcttcatcctCACTCAGATTTTTACATGGAagactttttacatttccagagtgagtgaaggaatcaggagagaggagacagaagtgaggaagaattgcaggatgtagtgatgttgaaagaaagagaaacagtttacaCCTGAATCATCTTGCAGTCTTGTAGCACAGTTAcattactgcacacagacacctgagaaaggcttttaaaaacatgttacttgAACTGAATTCATAGAAGAACAAACTGTAGACTGACTGAGATCTGAGTAAAAGTCCTTTGGTCAGTCATGTGTAATAAGGAAGATGAACATGAGCACATGTtgtgatgcatgaatgaaacctgacttatcttttcacaagtgtgatgactgaactttgacctcatgtgttgatgactcctctcctctgtctcctctcacagggagaagatgatctgcaggatccttctgctcatcagcctgacctcctgtgtctgtggttagtttaaaccttcagtttgacataaagatgaacaacagaataaaccttcagcctcacaaacatattttatgacttccattttaaaatatgtcagtgaaaacattagaACTATTAAAGCTGGTAGATGACAGTTGGGAAGATCCTCTATCTTCAGTTATTGATTAGATTGTATTAATTATTGGCATCATGCATTACCTTTTTATACTCTTGTATCTTTAAACACTTAgctgtatttctaaatatatataggtGGAGTTTAAGGGCTCAAATGTTAAAGTTCTTAGTTTGTCtggtcctcactttccctctctgtctcctcaacaggaacatttgtaTTGAACGTGACAGAGACCTCCTACCAGGCAGAGGAGaaccacaacatcacactggaatggatgtttacaaccaaaACTGACAGTTCCTCCACCGTACTTATAATTAATTGTCAACTGTTAACTGATGTTAAACCCTTGGTCCTGTATCATCTATATAGGGGTGTTGAGGTCTCAGAGTTTCAGGATGGACAGTTTGCAGGAcgagttcagtgtgacaaagacgccctcagagaaggacgaatcagacttcatgtgtccagACTCAGGACTGATGACTCGGGTCTGTACGTGTGTAAAGTGAGAACAGATTCTGgttggaacagaggaaaaggccgactcaatgtcactggtaagatgattcagtaaaactcagcagaactatgaaatatgttcccacttaatgtgttgtggttatttagttttctttagtgaaatgttgtttcttcacatgaatgacacagatgtgtttggtgTCTTTACAGCAGCGAGGGATTGGCCTGAACCTGAGAGACCAAACACAGCGAGTCGGGAAAGGATCGGCCTCTACTGTGTACtgggactgacagcagcagctatatCTGTACTGGCTGTTTAGTCATTGACTCTCTGCCTGTTAAACAAGATTTATACTCGGTCCAGTGGTGGATTTCAGAAAACTTACAGTTTAGCAGATGGATCAGAGGAAACAGTTTGATTCACTTTTATACCaaagacacagaacacacaagTTTCCCATTGGCTGGCaagtaaccatagcaacaacctTGATGCTTCATGCactcccctctcttcctctctcttcccccaACTGAACTCTGCCTCACATGACATGGACTTTGGGGCTCA includes:
- the LOC122987431 gene encoding butyrophilin-like protein 8; translated protein: MFTTKTDSSSTVLIINCQLLTDVKPLVLYHLYRGVEVSEFQDGQFAGRVQCDKDALREGRIRLHVSRLRTDDSGLYVCKVRTDSGWNRGKGRLNVTAARDWPEPERPNTASRERIGLYCVLGLTAAAISVLAV